The proteins below come from a single Ruegeria sp. SCSIO 43209 genomic window:
- a CDS encoding ABC transporter permease, which yields MSLRLAGRLARRELRGGLRGFRVFLACLALGVAAIAAVGMVRQAIQTGLQQEGASLLGGDAQLEFTYRFANDEERDWMADTAQAVSEVVDFRSMAVTGDGAGAQRALTQVKAVDGAYPLLGSVALEPAVSLPEALAGADGLPGAVMAPSLIDRLNLAIGDQFDLGTQRFVLMASLEHEPDGAADGFSLGPRTLVRTEDLQSSGLLAPGTLFSTKYRMNLPQTVELEALSQQARQAFEGTGMRWTDARNGAPGISEFVGRLSAFLVLVGLSGLAVGGIGVSAAVRAYLSQKTETIATLRTLGADRATIFQTYMIQIAVLSGVGIVMGLTLGAALPMLLAPVIETQLPIPAVFSLYPQPLFEAALYGVLTAFLFTLWPLARTEEVRAATLFRDALTSASSFPRLIYVIATAIGLAALIGAAAWFSGSTRLTLWTSAGLAGALTLLTLSAIAIRKLARAGAPWARGRPALRWALSAISDPREGAASVVLSLGLGLSVLAAVGQIDGTLRNAISGNLPEVAPSYFFVDIQKDQMPGFSERLDTDPAVSRVESAPMLRGIITKINGRPAREIAGDHWVLDGDRGVTYSARPPRNARVTDGVWWPEDYSGPPQVSFAAEEADEMGLKLGDELTVNILGRDITAELTSLREVDFSTAGMGFVMSMNPSALAGAPHSFIATVYAEEQAEAAILRDLAGQFPNITAVRVRDAIDRVSGLLAGLAAATSYGAGVSLLTGFLVLIGAAAAGEPARRYEAAILKTLGANRGRILRSFALRAILLGAAAGCVALLTGILGGWAVATYIFDTEFAVIWPSALGIVIAGVGVTLGAGMVFALRPLSVRPARILRASD from the coding sequence ATGAGCCTGCGACTGGCCGGTCGCCTGGCCCGGCGCGAACTGCGCGGTGGGTTGCGCGGGTTTCGGGTGTTTCTGGCCTGCCTGGCTTTGGGTGTTGCAGCAATTGCTGCGGTTGGCATGGTGCGCCAAGCCATTCAGACCGGATTGCAACAAGAGGGCGCGTCGCTCTTAGGCGGCGATGCCCAGCTGGAGTTCACCTATCGCTTTGCAAACGATGAGGAACGTGACTGGATGGCGGACACCGCGCAAGCAGTGTCGGAGGTCGTCGATTTCAGGTCCATGGCCGTCACGGGTGATGGCGCAGGCGCGCAACGGGCGTTAACTCAGGTGAAGGCCGTGGACGGGGCCTATCCGTTGTTGGGATCGGTGGCTCTGGAACCCGCAGTTTCTTTGCCCGAGGCCTTGGCGGGCGCCGATGGGCTGCCCGGCGCCGTGATGGCTCCGTCCCTGATTGACCGCCTGAACCTTGCGATTGGGGACCAATTTGATCTCGGTACGCAGAGGTTCGTTTTGATGGCCTCGCTGGAACACGAACCGGATGGTGCGGCAGATGGGTTCTCGCTGGGACCGCGCACCTTGGTTCGAACCGAGGATTTGCAATCATCGGGCCTGCTGGCTCCGGGTACTTTGTTTTCCACCAAATACAGGATGAACTTGCCGCAAACCGTCGAGTTGGAGGCGCTGTCGCAGCAGGCCAGGCAGGCCTTCGAGGGAACCGGCATGCGCTGGACTGATGCCCGCAATGGTGCGCCGGGGATATCCGAGTTTGTAGGGCGCCTCAGCGCGTTTCTGGTGCTGGTTGGTCTATCCGGATTGGCGGTTGGGGGGATCGGAGTATCGGCTGCCGTGCGCGCCTATCTATCCCAGAAAACGGAAACCATTGCGACATTGCGGACTTTGGGCGCTGATCGGGCCACAATCTTTCAGACATACATGATCCAGATCGCCGTTCTTTCAGGCGTTGGTATCGTCATGGGTTTGACCCTGGGCGCGGCGCTTCCAATGCTGCTGGCACCGGTTATCGAAACCCAACTGCCGATCCCTGCTGTATTCTCGCTATATCCGCAGCCCCTGTTCGAGGCCGCACTTTATGGTGTGCTAACCGCGTTCCTGTTTACGCTTTGGCCTCTGGCCAGAACCGAGGAGGTGCGTGCGGCAACATTGTTCCGGGATGCGCTGACTTCGGCAAGCAGCTTCCCGCGGTTGATCTATGTAATTGCGACTGCAATTGGCCTGGCCGCACTGATCGGAGCCGCCGCTTGGTTCAGCGGTTCAACCCGGTTGACCCTCTGGACAAGCGCAGGTCTGGCGGGGGCGCTCACTTTGCTGACCCTTTCTGCCATTGCCATTCGCAAATTGGCCCGCGCGGGCGCTCCTTGGGCCAGAGGGCGTCCAGCCCTGCGGTGGGCGTTGTCCGCCATCTCTGACCCACGCGAAGGCGCAGCATCGGTGGTCCTGTCCCTTGGGCTCGGCCTTTCGGTCCTTGCGGCGGTTGGGCAGATCGACGGCACGCTACGCAATGCGATTTCGGGCAACTTGCCTGAGGTCGCACCCTCGTATTTCTTCGTCGATATCCAGAAGGATCAGATGCCCGGGTTCAGCGAACGTCTCGACACTGACCCTGCCGTCAGTCGGGTAGAAAGCGCTCCGATGCTGCGTGGGATCATTACCAAAATCAATGGGCGACCCGCGCGCGAGATTGCAGGCGATCACTGGGTTCTGGACGGCGACCGGGGCGTAACCTACTCTGCCCGCCCCCCACGGAATGCCCGCGTGACTGACGGGGTTTGGTGGCCAGAGGACTACAGCGGCCCACCGCAAGTCAGCTTTGCCGCAGAAGAGGCCGACGAGATGGGCCTGAAACTGGGCGATGAGCTGACCGTTAATATCCTGGGCCGCGATATCACAGCTGAACTCACATCGCTGCGTGAGGTTGATTTCTCTACTGCAGGAATGGGTTTTGTCATGTCGATGAACCCCTCTGCATTGGCTGGTGCCCCGCATAGCTTCATCGCTACCGTTTATGCCGAAGAACAGGCCGAGGCCGCCATTCTGCGTGATTTGGCCGGTCAATTCCCCAACATCACGGCAGTCCGGGTCAGAGACGCCATCGACCGGGTATCAGGCCTGCTGGCGGGGCTTGCGGCAGCCACGTCATATGGCGCAGGGGTCTCTCTGTTGACCGGGTTTTTGGTGTTGATCGGTGCGGCGGCAGCGGGCGAACCGGCGCGTAGGTACGAGGCAGCGATCCTCAAGACTCTGGGTGCCAACCGTGGGCGCATATTGCGCAGCTTTGCCCTGCGGGCAATCCTTTTGGGAGCAGCCGCAGGTTGCGTTGCTTTGCTGACCGGAATTCTGGGCGGTTGGGCCGTGGCTACTTATATATTCGACACAGAGTTCGCGGTCATCTGGCCATCCGCGCTTGGGATCGTCATCGCCGGTGTTGGCGTTACCTTAGGCGCGGGGATGGTCTTTGCCCTGCGCCCGCTTTCAGTACGCCCTGCGCGTATACTGCGCGCCAGCGACTGA
- a CDS encoding ABC transporter ATP-binding protein, translating into MTTPVLTLQDAALSLDGNAGRVDILHDITLTVSKGETLGLIGPSGSGKSSLLMLMGGLEQATGGRVTALGQDLTKMSEDALARFRRDAMGVVFQNFHLIPTMTALENVATPLELAGHKDAFQRAAAELEAVGLSHRIDHYPAQLSGGEQQRAALARASAPRPHILLADEPTGNLDETNGSAIIDLLFGLRDRHGATLVLVTHSHTLAQKCDRVVRLRDGRIAEESQREAAE; encoded by the coding sequence ATGACGACACCCGTTCTCACCCTCCAAGATGCCGCATTATCGCTGGATGGCAATGCCGGAAGAGTGGATATCCTGCACGACATCACTTTGACTGTGAGCAAGGGTGAAACTCTGGGGCTGATCGGTCCCTCTGGTTCCGGAAAGTCTTCGCTACTGATGCTAATGGGCGGCTTAGAACAGGCAACTGGTGGACGCGTTACCGCATTGGGCCAAGATTTGACGAAAATGAGCGAGGATGCGCTGGCACGGTTCAGAAGAGATGCCATGGGCGTAGTGTTTCAGAATTTCCACTTGATTCCGACGATGACCGCGCTTGAGAACGTGGCGACCCCGTTAGAACTCGCGGGACACAAAGATGCATTCCAGCGCGCCGCGGCCGAGTTGGAGGCCGTGGGCCTTTCACATCGTATCGATCACTACCCGGCGCAGTTGTCAGGCGGCGAGCAACAGCGTGCGGCGCTGGCCCGCGCTTCGGCCCCGCGCCCGCATATATTACTGGCGGATGAACCAACGGGAAATCTGGATGAAACCAACGGTTCAGCAATCATTGATCTGTTATTCGGACTGCGGGACCGTCACGGGGCAACTCTGGTTCTGGTCACGCACAGCCATACACTGGCTCAGAAATGCGACCGCGTTGTGCGCTTGCGCGATGGGCGTATCGCCGAGGAATCCCAGCGTGAGGCCGCCGAATGA
- a CDS encoding arylesterase produces the protein MSGVFICCGFAATAEPVVIAALGDSLTQGYGLPQQDGFVPQLQRWLQEEGADIQLINAGVSGDTTAGGASRVDWTLTPEVDGMIVALGGNDLLRGIDPDVSRANLEAILNTAEAANVEVLLIGMQAPGNYGMDYKQSFDAMYPELAQQYGAIYAESFFDGLTTEGDPAVARQFMQSDGIHPNAQGVALIVDALGPFVLALAERAAD, from the coding sequence ATGTCAGGCGTGTTCATCTGTTGCGGATTTGCCGCGACGGCTGAGCCGGTGGTGATTGCGGCGCTCGGAGATTCCCTGACACAAGGATATGGACTTCCGCAACAAGACGGGTTTGTGCCGCAACTGCAACGCTGGTTGCAGGAGGAAGGGGCGGATATTCAGCTTATCAACGCCGGTGTTTCCGGGGATACGACCGCAGGAGGAGCCTCCCGCGTTGATTGGACTCTGACGCCAGAGGTCGATGGCATGATTGTAGCCCTCGGCGGCAATGATCTGTTACGCGGTATCGATCCGGATGTGTCGCGCGCCAATCTTGAGGCAATCCTGAACACCGCTGAAGCTGCGAATGTCGAAGTTCTGCTGATCGGCATGCAAGCCCCCGGGAACTATGGGATGGATTACAAGCAAAGTTTCGATGCCATGTATCCGGAACTGGCGCAGCAGTATGGCGCGATCTATGCGGAAAGCTTCTTTGACGGGCTCACGACCGAGGGCGATCCTGCAGTCGCGCGCCAGTTCATGCAATCTGATGGCATCCATCCAAATGCCCAAGGCGTTGCGCTGATCGTTGACGCGCTAGGACCTTTTGTACTGGCTTTAGCGGAGCGCGCTGCCGATTAG
- a CDS encoding SOS response-associated peptidase yields MPGRFFLTRPIGEIAKFLNVKDNVGPQPPRRNIQPGQEVTVLTGEGLKMMRWGMIPVGRVNARGRPVMETIINARSETVFDKSAFEGVGRAVIPVDGWYEWTGEKRRKTAWRIAAKDGIPLLFAAITDCWEAPGGQRVDQVAAVTCEPNADVKPIHHRMGVLLGSQDVDCWLHGSEEEAQKLMRPWPEGRLRIEQADDVDWSAA; encoded by the coding sequence ATGCCAGGCCGGTTTTTTCTCACACGACCAATTGGCGAGATTGCTAAGTTCCTGAACGTGAAAGATAACGTAGGGCCTCAACCCCCGCGCAGGAACATTCAACCGGGTCAGGAGGTGACGGTATTGACCGGTGAAGGCTTGAAGATGATGCGTTGGGGGATGATCCCGGTCGGCAGGGTCAATGCGCGCGGACGTCCGGTGATGGAGACCATTATCAACGCTCGCTCTGAAACGGTTTTTGACAAAAGCGCATTCGAAGGTGTTGGGCGCGCAGTTATACCAGTTGATGGCTGGTACGAGTGGACCGGAGAGAAACGGCGCAAAACTGCATGGCGTATCGCAGCGAAGGATGGCATTCCGCTATTATTTGCTGCAATTACGGATTGTTGGGAGGCCCCTGGTGGGCAGCGTGTGGATCAGGTCGCCGCAGTCACCTGCGAGCCAAATGCCGATGTAAAGCCGATCCACCACCGTATGGGTGTGTTGCTGGGGTCGCAGGATGTGGATTGCTGGTTACATGGATCCGAAGAAGAGGCGCAGAAGCTGATGCGCCCATGGCCAGAAGGTCGCCTGAGGATTGAACAAGCCGACGATGTGGATTGGTCGGCGGCTTAG
- a CDS encoding L,D-transpeptidase → MFTRRVFLAGTAVSLLPGVVSAKKAVEYDPTPQFVRVKKQFLPGQLLVVPRSFYLYYITEPRKAIRYGCGVGKAGLEFTGTATIDVKKEWPTWRPTDEMIERDPVAYGRFKDNDYVQPGGSDNPLGARALYLFQNGVDTYFRIHGTTQPQTIGRAASNGCIRMLNEHVIDLYNRVPIGTVVTVV, encoded by the coding sequence ATGTTCACACGCCGCGTATTTCTGGCCGGTACTGCCGTCAGCCTGCTTCCGGGCGTTGTCAGCGCCAAGAAAGCGGTCGAGTATGATCCCACGCCACAATTCGTGCGGGTCAAAAAGCAATTCCTACCCGGTCAGCTGCTGGTCGTTCCCCGTTCCTTCTACCTTTATTACATAACCGAACCCCGCAAAGCGATCCGCTATGGCTGCGGCGTCGGCAAAGCCGGACTGGAGTTTACAGGAACCGCAACTATCGACGTCAAGAAGGAATGGCCCACCTGGCGACCGACCGATGAGATGATCGAACGCGACCCGGTGGCCTATGGTCGGTTTAAGGACAACGACTATGTCCAACCGGGAGGGAGCGATAATCCACTGGGCGCGCGCGCTTTGTATCTGTTCCAAAACGGAGTCGACACCTATTTCCGCATCCATGGCACCACACAACCGCAAACCATCGGTCGCGCGGCCTCGAACGGCTGCATACGGATGCTGAATGAGCATGTAATCGATCTGTACAACCGGGTGCCGATTGGAACCGTGGTGACCGTGGTCTAA
- a CDS encoding cold-shock protein, translating into MPAGTVKWFNTTKGYGFIAPEDGGKDIFVHISAVERSGLTGLADNQKVTYELRAGRDGRESADNIELA; encoded by the coding sequence ATGCCCGCAGGCACCGTAAAATGGTTCAACACCACCAAAGGCTACGGCTTTATCGCACCTGAAGATGGCGGCAAAGACATCTTCGTACACATCTCGGCTGTCGAGCGTTCGGGCCTCACCGGTCTGGCCGACAACCAGAAGGTCACGTACGAGCTGCGCGCTGGTCGTGACGGCCGCGAAAGCGCCGACAATATCGAACTGGCCTAA
- a CDS encoding transposase, with protein sequence MSDYRRVCIPGAKYFFTVSLADRSSDLLVREVAHLRAAFAVTQRERPFWCDAFVVLPDHLHAVWTLPPGDADYSTRWGAIKARFNMRVREAMRRPGFSPAPAPEHLPVVTSGRYAGLKPGLRADRREAPVWQRRFWEHTIRDEQDYRNHMAYCWRNPVKHGLVERPTDWPYSSIHRDIRAGRVDPEWSGAVTEGPFGEP encoded by the coding sequence ATGAGCGATTATCGACGCGTCTGCATTCCCGGGGCCAAGTATTTTTTCACCGTGTCTTTGGCCGACCGGTCGTCGGATTTGTTAGTGCGAGAGGTGGCGCATTTGCGGGCCGCCTTTGCGGTGACCCAGAGGGAGCGGCCGTTCTGGTGCGATGCGTTTGTTGTGTTGCCGGATCATTTGCACGCGGTTTGGACCTTGCCGCCGGGGGATGCGGATTATTCGACACGGTGGGGTGCGATTAAGGCGCGGTTTAACATGCGGGTCAGAGAAGCAATGCGTAGGCCGGGCTTCAGCCCGGCACCCGCCCCCGAACACCTGCCCGTTGTGACATCCGGCAGATATGCCGGGCTGAAGCCCGGCCTACGGGCCGACAGACGCGAAGCGCCTGTTTGGCAGCGCCGTTTTTGGGAGCACACCATTCGGGACGAACAGGATTACCGCAATCATATGGCGTATTGTTGGCGGAATCCGGTGAAGCACGGGTTGGTCGAGCGCCCGACCGATTGGCCGTATTCGTCAATCCATCGCGATATTCGTGCGGGTCGGGTTGATCCGGAGTGGAGTGGTGCGGTCACCGAGGGACCGTTCGGAGAGCCGTAG